The Thermomonospora amylolytica sequence GCCGCGATCATGCTGGCGGTGCTGTACCTGACGCACGGCCCGACGATGGCCACGTCGATCGCGCTGGTCGGAACGCTGGCCAGCCTCGCCCTCACCGGGGTGCTGGCGTCGGTGGCGATCGGCCTGACCCGCCTGTCCGGCATGGCCGACGAGAGCGCCCTCAACCTGGGCCTCAGCTACGACGTCAACCTGCAGGGCCTGCTGCTGGCCGGGATCATCATCGGCTCGCTGGGCGTTCTGGACGACGTCACCGTCACCCAGGCCGCCACGGTCGGGGAACTGGCGCACGCCAATCCCGCGTACCGGTTCGGGCAGCTCTACCGGGCCGCCGCCCGGGTCGGCCGGGCGCACATCGCCTCGGTGATCAACACGATCATCCTGGCGTACGCGGGCTCCTCGCTGCCGCTGCTGATCCTGATCAGCGTCGGCGAGCAGCCGCTCGGCCAGGTGCTGACCGGGCAGATCCTCGCCCAGGAGATCGTCCGCAGCGTGGCCGGCACCCTCGGCCTGATCGCGGCCGTCCCCATCACCACCGCCCTGGCGGCCCTGGTCCGTTCCCGCAGCGCCCCGGTGGAGGACGACCCGCACGACGCGACGCCCGCGACGCCCGCGCCGTCCCGGCCGCCCGCGCCCGCCGGGGAACCGGACCTGCCGCCGCACGGCTGGCCGTACTCCGACCGGTACGCCTGACCTCACACGGAGGTCTCCGCACGGCCGCGGGCGGGGGTCCTGCCGCGCCACAGCAGCGCGTCCAGGCCGAACCGCCCGCTGCCGGTGCCGGCCAGCAGCAGCGCGGTCGCCGCGATGAGGAGGACGAAC is a genomic window containing:
- a CDS encoding YibE/F family protein, which translates into the protein MGADHSHSHHRTAPAPPGAVRAMLAVIVPLAVVTLAALIWMWPDGNAAKAAGQSQDPVQMTRVTGTVTAIAHKDCAQAGEFEGDWLAPTPQPGQKCGDATVRLTSGPQAGGTVRVSLPTGPGSLEYDTGDKVVLLHMPSGADGGVPPYQLTDHDRSNGMWLVGAAFALAVIAFGRWRGVTALVGLAITFLLLVKFLIPAILAGQPPLLAAIVCSAAIMLAVLYLTHGPTMATSIALVGTLASLALTGVLASVAIGLTRLSGMADESALNLGLSYDVNLQGLLLAGIIIGSLGVLDDVTVTQAATVGELAHANPAYRFGQLYRAAARVGRAHIASVINTIILAYAGSSLPLLILISVGEQPLGQVLTGQILAQEIVRSVAGTLGLIAAVPITTALAALVRSRSAPVEDDPHDATPATPAPSRPPAPAGEPDLPPHGWPYSDRYA